One Bythopirellula goksoeyrii genomic window, ACGGACGAGCTTGTCGCGGCACTGGCTCACTTTCATCATCTTGCACCTGAAGATCTCTCAAATCGGATCATTTCGCTCACCGACCAGCAAGTTGCTTCTCACCTGCTGCGGGTTGCGGCGAGCCTCGACAGCATGGTCGTCGGCGAACCGCAGATCCTCGCACAAGTGAAACAAGCGTTTCAGATCGCCCAGGCCCAGCACGTTGCAGGCCCGCGGCTGCACGATCTCTTCCAAGCTGCCCTGCGGACTGCCAAGCGAGTCACGGGGGAAACAGCACTGCATCGGCATCGAGTGAGTATCCCTAGTGTGGCAATTGCTGACTTGGCCAACTGCGTGTTCGAATCATTCGACGGCAAACACGTCCTGGTGGCGGGGGCGGGGGATATGGCCGATGAGACACTTCGCTATTTGCGAGAAGTTGGCAAGCCGCAGATTCATGTCGTCAATCGCAGCGAGGAGCGTGGCCATGAACTCGCCGACCAATGGCAAGGAACCTACCACCCTTGGGATGAACTGGCAGATCAACTCGCCCTGGCAGATATGGCGATAAGCACCACTAGCGCCTCCGAGCCCATCGTTAGCGCTGCTCAATTCAAGGAGCGGATTGCTCCTCGTCGACAGCAACGGCCATTGGTAATCCTCGATCTAGCAGTGCCACGCGATTTCGATCCCGCAATCAGCCGTG contains:
- the hemA gene encoding glutamyl-tRNA reductase, whose amino-acid sequence is MKLRMVGCSHHQAGLDIRQRLAFDGTQASRALSQWQNDLPEMELVLLSTCNRVELYAAGSQEAPRTDELVAALAHFHHLAPEDLSNRIISLTDQQVASHLLRVAASLDSMVVGEPQILAQVKQAFQIAQAQHVAGPRLHDLFQAALRTAKRVTGETALHRHRVSIPSVAIADLANCVFESFDGKHVLVAGAGDMADETLRYLREVGKPQIHVVNRSEERGHELADQWQGTYHPWDELADQLALADMAISTTSASEPIVSAAQFKERIAPRRQQRPLVILDLAVPRDFDPAISRELGVYLYCIDDLQQACDRNRAARAAELPAAEEIVREETARFVADAHLRATAPVITGLREGLHRPKEAELERLFHKLPELDDQSREEIRQFADRLVNKLLHPPLESLRDASRNGTHHGLLDALRRLFKLED